Sequence from the Gloeocapsopsis dulcis genome:
ACAGGATCGTAATCAGGCATTAAAGCACCAACCAAAGCGTGACCAGCTTCGTGGTATGCAACTAAAGTTTTGCGCTTCTCGCTCATAACGCGGTCTTTCTTCTCTGGACCTGCCAAAACGCGGTCAATCGCATCGTTAACTTCGTCCATCGAAATTTCAGTTAGATTGCGCCGTGCGGCTAAAATTGCGGCTTCGTTAAGTAGGTTGGATAAATCTGCACCGGTAAAGCCAGGAGTACGACGGGCAATCTTTTCGACATCGACATCTTTGGCTAAAGTCTTACCACGGGCGTGGACTCTGAGTATTTCTACCCGTCCAGCGTAGTCAGGGCGATCTACAACAACTTGACGATCAAAACGACCTGGGCGCAACAATGCTGCATCAAGTACATCAGGACGGTTAGTAGCCGCAATGATAATAATCCCCGTATTACCCTCAAAACCATCCATTTCAGTTAATAGCTGGTTGAGAGTTTGTTCGCGTTCATCGTTACCGCCGCCTAAGCCAGCACCACGTTGACGACCAACAGCATCAATTTCATCAATAAACACGATACAAGGTGCATTTGCTTTCGCTTGTTCAAACAAGTCACGCACACGGGAAGCACCAACACCTACGAACATTTCTACAAATTCTGAACCTGAGATTGAGAAGAACGGAACACCTGCTTCTCCCGCAACTGCACGTGCGAGTAAAGTTTTACCTGTTCCTGGCGGTCCTACCAGCAGCACACCTTTAGGAATTTTTGCCCCGACTGCGGTGAAGCGGTCTGCGTTTTTCAGAAAGTCTACAACTTCATTGAGTTCTAGCTTAGCTTGATCGATACCTGCAACATCACCAAATGTCACTTGGGTTTGCGGTTCCATCTGAACTCTGGCTTTGGATTTACCAAAGTTCATGGCTTGGCTACCAGGACCATTCTGCGCGCGCCGCAGTAAGAAAAATAAACCAACTAAAAGTAGTGCTGGAACAAATAAACTACTTAATGCTCTAAACCAAAAACCATCGTCGGTTTGTGGCAAAACAGAGATATCTACTTCGTTTCTAGTCAGAATATTAATTAAGTCGGGGTCATTTGGCAAGTTTACGACTCTTCTTTCCCCGTCTAGAGGTGTTACTAAGGCTCTGGTGCGGTCTGCACTTAAGCTAACTCGCTCAACTCTGCCTTGTTCTACTTCTTGAATAAATTGACTGTAACGCCATGTTTCTCGACTTTGAGGTTGTCTATCGAAAAACGCTGTTCCTAGCGCAACGACAACAACAGCAAGCAGTGCGTACAGCCCCGCGTTTCTCCACCGTTTATTCACTGAGGTCAATCCTCCTAATTTAATGTGCGAGGGCGCTTTTTTCTCAATTGTTAACTATTCTTAATCTACATTAATTTTTTACTAGTTGTCATGCTACGTAAAATTGTTGCAATAGCTTGAGACTAGAGTGGTAGGGATCGTACGTCTTTTGGACGATTTCTCCATGCTGTTCAATAACTGTATGAATCGGAATCACTTCGACAACGCTATTAGAGTAGGCGATCGCCTCAAACGTACTGACTGCTTCCGCAAACCAAGGTTCCTCTTGAACTCGACACTGATGTTGTATCCATTCTAATATTTGCGATCGCGCAACTCCTGGTAGAATACCCGCCGTTAAAGGTGGTGTCCACCAACAGTTATCTCGCCACCCCCATAAATTACCTGTACTCGTCTCTAACCAATTCCCGTTTTCATCCACTAAAATTGCTTCGGCTGCTGAGTGTTGCTGTGCTGCTAGTTTAGCTAACCATGCTGAGAGATAGTTTCCTGTTTTATGTGTTGGTAAGGATCTTTCATAATTCGTTGCAATCCATGCTTGTACGCCATGTTTTTGTTTTTTTGTCAAGTCGGCAGGTAGGTGTCTTCCTGTAATTAACTCGCGTCCATTAGGAAATAAAGTAATTCTGAGAACGGGGAAATGGGGTATTAAGCTAGTTGCACCTTGCGCAATTTGCTCCCAATTAGGGAGTTGCCAGCCGAATGTTTCAATGCTGTGGCGGAGGCGATCGCAGTGAGCTTGCCAGTTTGTCAGTGGATGATTAAGTGATTGATGATATACTCGCAACGTTGTAAAGACGGTTGCACCGTAGAGTAAACCAGGATCGTCAACTCCGAGTTCTATAGTTTTGCTTTCGATTACTTTACCGTTGTACCAATAGATAATAAGTTGTCTCCTAGCTACATATTTTCTCCCCAGTCCACGGAGGTGGACTTTGTTTGTCAAGCCGCGACTTCAGTCGCCAGGCTTTTTTAGTCTTCTTTTGGAGGTTTTACTTGTACAACTCCTTCAGAAGAGATTGAAACTTCTCCGCCAAGGGCTTGGATGCGACGAATCGCTAAGTCACGTGTTGCTATGTCTACTGGATTGCTGAGAACCATTGTCCAAGCACCAATTTGTGCTGATTTACTTTTGGGGTTGCGGGAGAGAAATTCTGCGGTTTTTTGGGAAATGGCTGCAACTTGTTTGCTTTCCTCATCAGGATAAACACTCGCCCACTGTGCTGCGGTTGTAAATGATTGCTGTGCTGCGGCAGAATCTCCTAAAAATAATAATTCATCAATTCCTTTGTAGCGCCAAATGTAATAAGATTTTTGCGGAACGGTAGGAGAAAGCAGTTTTAAATTTCTCTCCATTAAAGCAATTGAACGCTCTGGCATTCCGGCATAGAGTGAGGTACTTGAAGAAAGAAACAAGTATGCTTGTAGAAAACGCGGATCGCGGTCTAAAATAATTTCAAAATATTCAGGACTAAGACTATAGCCTGTTTTTGGACGAATTTCATCATCGCCGAAATACTGAAGAAAGTTTAAAAATATCCAGCTTGCTATGAGATTATCAAAGCCAAAACTAGGTAATTGTTTTAATAAATTCAGACGAACTTTTTCGGTTTCAGTTTCTCTTATTAGTGATTCTTTAGTAATAGTTTTATGTGTAGTTAACTGATGTAATTGAGGTACTTGAAGAGAAATAACCCCAAATATGCACAAAAGTACGGCGACAGATGCAGCTAATGATTCTTGGTATCTTCGTAATGCAGTAAACATCTTAAACCTTTACTGTTTTATTGATGTGTACTTAACGCCGCTTCCGTAGATAAATATAATAGTAATCCATATTCTAATCCTTCTACTACCGCTTGATAAGAGGCTGCCAAAATATTCGTAGAAACACCGACAGTTGTCCATCGTTGATGATGGCTCCGTGATTCTAATAAGACGCGAGTTTTGGCTGAAGTGCCGCTATGTTCGTCGAGTATTCTTACTTTATAGTCGGATAATTCAAATTCTGCGATTTGTGGATAGAAGTTAACTAATGCCTTACGCAATGCTGCATCTAACGCTGCTACTGGACCATTACCTTCTGCTGCTTCCAGAATATCTTGACCATTAACAGTAATTTTTACGGTTGCTAAAGCATTACTATTTTGCTGTTCAATTCCTGATACTAAATCACAGTGAACTTGAAAGCCTTTAATCGTAAAAAACTGCTGGCGTTTTCCTAAAGCTTCGCGCATTAATAAATCAAAGCTAGCTTCAGCGGCTTCAAACTGATAACCTTCGCTTTCTAGGTTTTTG
This genomic interval carries:
- the ftsH3 gene encoding ATP-dependent zinc metalloprotease FtsH3, which gives rise to MNKRWRNAGLYALLAVVVVALGTAFFDRQPQSRETWRYSQFIQEVEQGRVERVSLSADRTRALVTPLDGERRVVNLPNDPDLINILTRNEVDISVLPQTDDGFWFRALSSLFVPALLLVGLFFLLRRAQNGPGSQAMNFGKSKARVQMEPQTQVTFGDVAGIDQAKLELNEVVDFLKNADRFTAVGAKIPKGVLLVGPPGTGKTLLARAVAGEAGVPFFSISGSEFVEMFVGVGASRVRDLFEQAKANAPCIVFIDEIDAVGRQRGAGLGGGNDEREQTLNQLLTEMDGFEGNTGIIIIAATNRPDVLDAALLRPGRFDRQVVVDRPDYAGRVEILRVHARGKTLAKDVDVEKIARRTPGFTGADLSNLLNEAAILAARRNLTEISMDEVNDAIDRVLAGPEKKDRVMSEKRKTLVAYHEAGHALVGALMPDYDPVQKVSIIPRGRAGGLTWFTPSEDRMETGLYSRSYLENQMAVALGGRIAEEVIFGEEEVTTGASNDLQQVARVARQMVTRFGMSDRLGPVALGRQQGNMFLGRDIVAERDFSEETAAAIDDEVRELVEVAYRRAKEVLVGNRHILDRLAQMLVEKETVDADELQELLANSDVKTAAFA
- a CDS encoding aminotransferase class IV codes for the protein MYWYNGKVIESKTIELGVDDPGLLYGATVFTTLRVYHQSLNHPLTNWQAHCDRLRHSIETFGWQLPNWEQIAQGATSLIPHFPVLRITLFPNGRELITGRHLPADLTKKQKHGVQAWIATNYERSLPTHKTGNYLSAWLAKLAAQQHSAAEAILVDENGNWLETSTGNLWGWRDNCWWTPPLTAGILPGVARSQILEWIQHQCRVQEEPWFAEAVSTFEAIAYSNSVVEVIPIHTVIEQHGEIVQKTYDPYHSSLKLLQQFYVA